The Rhodobacter sp. CZR27 genome includes a window with the following:
- a CDS encoding CPBP family intramembrane glutamic endopeptidase produces the protein MTVSTIAIRPLWLRVLQFPPTRIVLLGGIIFYMMAVNNGFMEDFKATPAVAIAITIGMGGLAMAIYAGWGRFIERREVTELSLPGMGREWATGALIGAGLFASCALILMMLGMYRIEGLNPLSFLIPAVAMALSSGIFEELFFRGVVFRSVEDLFGSWISLVVSSLVFGFIHLLNPGGTIEGAIYISIEAGLLLAAAYLLTRRLWMSIGFHMAWNYTQSAIFSGVVSGGVTLPGLIRDVIEGPDLLTGGSFGLESSVIALVLCTTAGVILLMIAVRRGHILPPPWKR, from the coding sequence GTGACCGTTTCGACGATTGCCATCAGGCCGCTCTGGTTGCGTGTCCTGCAGTTCCCGCCGACCCGCATTGTTCTGCTGGGTGGGATCATCTTCTACATGATGGCCGTGAACAACGGCTTCATGGAGGACTTCAAGGCCACTCCCGCCGTGGCGATCGCCATCACGATCGGCATGGGCGGGCTGGCCATGGCCATCTATGCGGGCTGGGGCAGGTTCATCGAACGGCGCGAGGTGACGGAACTGTCCCTGCCGGGCATGGGGCGGGAATGGGCCACCGGAGCGCTGATTGGCGCCGGGCTCTTTGCCAGCTGCGCATTGATCCTGATGATGCTTGGCATGTATCGCATCGAGGGGCTGAACCCCTTGTCCTTCCTGATCCCGGCCGTGGCAATGGCGCTCAGTTCGGGGATCTTCGAGGAGCTTTTCTTCCGCGGCGTCGTCTTCCGGTCCGTCGAGGACCTGTTCGGCAGCTGGATCTCGCTGGTCGTGTCCTCTCTCGTGTTCGGCTTCATTCACCTGCTCAATCCGGGCGGCACGATCGAGGGTGCGATCTACATCAGCATCGAAGCCGGCCTCTTGTTGGCGGCCGCCTATCTGTTGACGCGCCGGCTCTGGATGAGCATCGGCTTCCACATGGCATGGAACTATACCCAGTCGGCCATCTTCTCGGGCGTCGTTTCCGGTGGCGTCACCCTTCCCGGCCTGATCCGGGACGTGATCGAGGGCCCGGACCTGCTGACAGGCGGCAGCTTCGGGCTGGAATCCTCGGTGATCGCGCTGGTGCTCTGCACCACCGCCGGCGTGATCCTGCTGATGATTGCCGTTCGGCGTGGTCACATCCTGCCGCCGCCCTGGAAGCGCTGA
- a CDS encoding potassium transporter Kup: MTAEATSLPTLPAHRQAGLLAGALSAIGVVYGDIGTSPLYAFREALAATGARHGGITGPDVLGVLSMITWALIIVVTLKYVVIVMRADNDGEGGTFSLLALVQRAMGHRHKGVLLLGMIGAGLFYGDAAITPAISVLSAIEGLSLVTPAFTPFIVPIAIAIILVLFLVQSRGTAAVAGLFGPVMLVWFLVLLAGGAASLVRHPTVLVALNPFHALDFIVHNGTLGLIVLGAAFLAVTGAEALYADMGHFGKRPIRASWIFLVFPALLVNYYGQGALVLTDEGAAEHPFYLLYPEWAVLPLVVLAACATVIASQAVISGAYSLTQQGIQLRLMPRLRIRVTSEVTQGQIYMPEVNFWLMVGVVLLVLLFGSSSALASAYGISVTGDMVITTLLTMIVAHCHWRLPLWLAVGMMLPFLALDLVFFGSNMMKILAGGYVPLAIAAFLLLVMWTWQRGTAIAMAQERDSDVPLGSLVRQLESKSIARVPGTAVYLTSTPDITPVALMHTLKHFKAIHEQNVILTMHTADIPRVPLDERVTMEVVDERFRRVKMTFGYAEEPDVPQALLLCRKLGWKFDIMSTSFILSRRSFRLATRRKMPHWQSLLYFYLARNATSASDYFRIPASRVVELGTQVNV; this comes from the coding sequence ATGACCGCTGAGGCAACCTCGCTTCCCACCCTTCCGGCGCACCGTCAGGCCGGCCTTCTGGCCGGGGCGCTCAGCGCCATCGGCGTGGTGTATGGCGACATCGGCACCTCGCCGCTCTACGCCTTCCGCGAGGCGCTTGCCGCCACCGGCGCCAGGCATGGCGGGATAACGGGTCCCGATGTTCTGGGCGTGCTGTCGATGATCACCTGGGCCCTGATCATCGTGGTGACGCTGAAATACGTCGTCATCGTGATGCGGGCGGACAATGACGGCGAGGGCGGAACCTTCTCGCTGCTGGCGCTGGTCCAGCGCGCGATGGGGCATCGGCACAAGGGCGTGCTGCTGCTCGGCATGATCGGCGCGGGGCTTTTCTATGGCGATGCCGCGATCACGCCCGCCATCTCGGTGCTCTCGGCCATCGAGGGCCTGTCGCTCGTCACGCCCGCCTTCACGCCCTTCATCGTGCCGATCGCCATCGCGATCATCCTCGTGCTCTTTCTGGTCCAGAGCCGGGGAACGGCGGCCGTGGCGGGGCTTTTCGGCCCCGTCATGCTGGTCTGGTTCCTGGTGCTCCTCGCCGGCGGGGCGGCGAGCCTGGTGAGACATCCCACCGTTCTGGTGGCTCTGAACCCGTTCCACGCGCTGGATTTCATCGTCCACAACGGCACGCTCGGCCTGATCGTGCTTGGCGCGGCGTTCCTGGCCGTCACGGGGGCCGAGGCGCTCTATGCCGACATGGGGCATTTCGGCAAGCGGCCGATCCGTGCCTCGTGGATCTTCCTCGTCTTTCCGGCGCTTCTGGTGAACTACTACGGCCAGGGCGCCCTCGTCCTGACGGATGAAGGCGCGGCCGAACATCCCTTCTACCTGCTTTATCCCGAATGGGCGGTGCTGCCGCTGGTGGTGCTGGCCGCCTGTGCCACCGTCATCGCCAGCCAGGCGGTGATCTCGGGCGCCTATTCACTGACCCAGCAGGGGATCCAGCTGAGGCTGATGCCGCGCCTGCGCATCCGCGTGACATCCGAGGTGACACAGGGCCAGATCTACATGCCCGAGGTGAACTTCTGGCTGATGGTGGGCGTGGTGCTGCTGGTGCTGCTCTTCGGCTCGTCCTCGGCGCTGGCCTCGGCCTATGGCATCAGCGTGACGGGCGACATGGTGATCACCACGCTTCTGACCATGATCGTGGCGCACTGCCACTGGCGGCTGCCGCTCTGGCTTGCGGTGGGAATGATGCTGCCCTTCCTTGCGCTCGACCTCGTGTTCTTCGGCTCGAACATGATGAAGATCCTTGCCGGCGGCTATGTGCCGCTGGCCATTGCGGCCTTCCTTCTTCTGGTGATGTGGACCTGGCAGCGCGGCACCGCCATCGCGATGGCGCAGGAGCGCGACAGCGACGTCCCGCTGGGAAGCCTGGTCCGCCAGCTCGAGTCGAAGTCGATCGCCCGGGTGCCGGGCACGGCGGTCTACCTGACCAGCACGCCCGACATCACGCCGGTCGCCCTGATGCACACCCTCAAGCACTTCAAGGCGATCCACGAGCAGAACGTGATCCTGACCATGCACACGGCGGACATTCCGCGCGTGCCGCTTGACGAGCGCGTGACGATGGAGGTCGTCGACGAGCGCTTCCGGCGGGTGAAGATGACCTTCGGCTATGCCGAGGAGCCGGACGTGCCGCAGGCGCTGCTGCTCTGCCGGAAATTGGGCTGGAAGTTCGACATCATGTCGACCTCCTTCATCCTGTCGAGGCGCAGCTTCAGGCTGGCGACCCGTCGCAAGATGCCGCACTGGCAGAGCCTGCTCTACTTCTACCTTGCCCGCAACGCCACCAGCGCCTCGGACTATTTCCGCATCCCCGCCTCGCGCGTGGTGGAACTGGGGACGCAGGTCAACGTGTGA
- a CDS encoding twin-arginine translocase TatA/TatE family subunit — protein sequence MINNIGLPGLLVIAVAVLVLFGKGKVSSMMGEVGKGVAAFRKGLDAETDAELAERSAEPPRRIERG from the coding sequence ATGATCAACAATATCGGCCTTCCGGGCCTTCTGGTCATTGCCGTGGCGGTTCTCGTCCTGTTCGGCAAGGGCAAGGTTTCCAGCATGATGGGTGAAGTCGGCAAGGGCGTCGCCGCCTTCCGAAAGGGTCTGGACGCAGAGACGGACGCGGAGCTGGCCGAGCGTTCCGCCGAGCCGCCGCGCCGTATCGAGCGCGGCTGA
- a CDS encoding cytochrome b/b6 domain-containing protein: protein MSRPVLVRVWDLPIRLFHWSLAASVAISAATGFLGGAEAIRWHVGAGLVAVGLVLARIVWGFTGPTHARFRDFAPSAADVVEHVRSDSPRHLGHNPLGALMVFGLIAVMLVIGVSGLAMLGGMFKTGPFAFWSFEAGRSGREIHEFAAWAVLGLVALHLGGVVFESLRSRENLARAMLTGVKEARPGDHPVREIPARVPLAVFFLLLAGSGLWAANASLAARAPRGMPVAFDATTRAECSACHMAYHPSLLPADSWRALMAGLPDHFGEDASLDTATAAEIEGWLVANAAEGADTLPAHVFARVAPEAPFTISETPFWNRLHGDLPDALFRRASIKSRSNCAACHADAESGLFSPFSIHVPKE, encoded by the coding sequence ATGAGTCGTCCTGTCCTTGTTCGCGTCTGGGATCTTCCGATCCGCCTCTTCCACTGGTCTCTTGCCGCGAGCGTCGCCATTTCCGCCGCCACCGGCTTCCTCGGCGGGGCGGAGGCGATCCGCTGGCACGTGGGCGCGGGCCTCGTTGCCGTGGGGCTCGTGCTTGCGCGCATCGTCTGGGGCTTCACCGGCCCCACCCACGCGCGGTTCCGGGATTTCGCGCCGTCGGCGGCCGATGTGGTGGAACACGTCCGCTCCGACAGCCCGCGCCATCTGGGGCACAACCCGCTGGGCGCGCTGATGGTTTTCGGGCTGATCGCGGTGATGCTGGTGATCGGTGTGTCGGGCCTCGCGATGCTGGGGGGGATGTTCAAGACCGGCCCGTTCGCCTTCTGGTCCTTCGAGGCGGGACGTTCGGGGCGCGAGATCCATGAATTCGCCGCCTGGGCGGTGCTCGGGCTGGTGGCGTTGCATCTGGGCGGGGTGGTCTTCGAAAGCCTGCGCAGCCGCGAGAACCTCGCGCGCGCCATGCTGACCGGCGTGAAGGAGGCCCGCCCCGGCGACCATCCGGTGCGCGAGATCCCGGCACGGGTGCCGCTGGCCGTCTTCTTCCTGCTGCTCGCGGGCTCGGGCCTCTGGGCCGCGAACGCCTCGCTCGCCGCGCGTGCACCACGGGGCATGCCGGTGGCCTTCGATGCGACGACCCGGGCCGAATGCTCGGCCTGCCACATGGCCTATCACCCGAGCCTCTTGCCCGCCGACTCGTGGCGCGCGCTGATGGCCGGGCTGCCGGACCATTTCGGCGAGGATGCGAGCCTCGACACCGCCACCGCCGCCGAAATCGAAGGCTGGCTTGTCGCGAACGCCGCCGAAGGTGCCGACACGCTGCCGGCACATGTCTTCGCGCGTGTCGCCCCCGAGGCACCCTTCACCATCAGCGAGACCCCGTTCTGGAACCGCCTGCATGGCGACCTGCCCGACGCGCTCTTCCGGCGCGCTTCGATCAAGAGCCGATCGAACTGCGCCGCCTGCCATGCCGACGCCGAGAGCGGCCTCTTCTCTCCCTTCTCCATCCATGTTCCCAAGGAGTGA
- a CDS encoding DUF1924 domain-containing protein, whose product MKRLLILSVLVAGPALAGDTTPAQLIAGYEAAAGAKADAARGKELFLWTQTGGKPDTPSCTTCHGADVTKAGQTRTGKEIAPLALSVTPDRFTDTAKVEKWFGRNCNSVLGRDCTPAEKADLMAWLATQ is encoded by the coding sequence GTGAAACGTCTTCTCATCCTCTCCGTCCTGGTCGCCGGTCCGGCGCTGGCGGGCGATACGACCCCCGCGCAGCTGATCGCGGGCTACGAGGCCGCCGCCGGCGCCAAGGCCGACGCCGCCCGGGGCAAGGAGCTGTTCCTGTGGACCCAGACCGGTGGCAAACCCGACACGCCCTCCTGCACCACCTGCCACGGCGCGGACGTGACGAAGGCCGGCCAGACCCGCACCGGCAAGGAGATCGCCCCGCTCGCCCTTTCGGTCACGCCCGACCGCTTCACCGACACGGCCAAGGTCGAGAAGTGGTTCGGCCGCAACTGCAACAGCGTGCTCGGCCGCGACTGCACCCCCGCCGAGAAGGCCGACCTGATGGCCTGGCTTGCGACCCAATGA
- a CDS encoding diheme cytochrome c — translation MTIRSLALALCVLPFTLTATIADDDGEEGGHEGRRAAMVVTDATTRTECSACHMAYPAAFLPARSWRAMMADLPNHFGEDASLDDKTRADIEAYLVANAADSAGGGRSLRGVAATDTPLRISELPWFKREHSDEVTPRMLEKAKSMANCASCHTGAERGVFDDD, via the coding sequence ATGACCATCCGCAGCCTGGCGCTGGCGCTCTGCGTCCTGCCGTTCACCCTGACTGCCACGATCGCCGATGACGATGGCGAGGAGGGCGGGCACGAGGGACGCCGCGCCGCCATGGTGGTGACCGACGCCACCACCCGGACCGAATGCTCGGCCTGCCACATGGCCTATCCGGCGGCCTTCCTGCCGGCGCGGTCGTGGCGTGCGATGATGGCCGACCTGCCGAACCACTTCGGCGAGGATGCCTCGCTCGACGACAAGACCCGCGCCGACATCGAGGCCTATCTGGTCGCGAATGCCGCCGACAGCGCGGGCGGGGGCCGCTCGCTGCGCGGGGTGGCCGCGACCGACACGCCGCTCAGGATTTCGGAGCTGCCCTGGTTCAAGCGGGAACACTCGGACGAGGTGACGCCACGGATGCTGGAGAAAGCCAAGAGCATGGCGAACTGCGCCTCCTGCCACACCGGCGCCGAGCGCGGTGTCTTCGACGACGACTGA
- a CDS encoding VIT1/CCC1 transporter family protein has translation MTSVSHVDIHTVHRIGWLRAAVLGANDGMVSTASLLVGVAAAGSGRPEILVAGVAGLAAGAMSMAAGEYVSVSSQTDAERADTERERQELRDIPAKELEELTRIYVGRGLEPGLAREVALQLTKRDGLGAHLRDELGISGMGPAHPVQAAVVSALTFAAGAALPLAVALAAPEGMVAVAVALATLLALVGLGALGAHVGGAPRGRGALRVGFWGAMAMAVTAAVGLVFGVAA, from the coding sequence ATGACCAGTGTTTCCCACGTCGACATCCACACCGTCCACCGGATCGGCTGGCTGCGGGCCGCGGTTCTGGGCGCCAACGACGGGATGGTATCAACCGCGAGCCTTCTGGTGGGCGTGGCCGCCGCGGGCTCGGGCCGGCCGGAGATCCTCGTGGCGGGCGTCGCGGGCCTTGCTGCCGGTGCCATGTCGATGGCCGCGGGCGAATATGTCTCGGTCAGCTCCCAGACCGATGCCGAGCGGGCCGACACCGAACGCGAGCGGCAGGAGTTGCGCGACATTCCCGCGAAGGAACTGGAAGAGCTGACACGGATCTATGTCGGGCGTGGGCTTGAGCCGGGGCTGGCGCGCGAGGTGGCGCTTCAGTTGACGAAGCGGGACGGGCTGGGCGCACACCTGCGCGATGAACTCGGGATCTCGGGGATGGGGCCGGCGCATCCGGTGCAGGCGGCCGTGGTCTCGGCGCTTACCTTCGCGGCGGGGGCGGCGCTGCCGCTGGCGGTGGCGCTGGCCGCGCCGGAAGGAATGGTCGCGGTCGCCGTCGCTTTGGCGACGTTGCTGGCGCTGGTCGGCCTCGGTGCCCTCGGCGCCCATGTCGGCGGGGCGCCGAGGGGCCGCGGCGCGCTGCGGGTGGGCTTCTGGGGCGCCATGGCCATGGCGGTGACCGCTGCCGTTGGCCTCGTGTTCGGCGTGGCCGCCTGA
- a CDS encoding ATP-binding protein, producing MRVRSLQARLALILGAGVTVLWVGSATVTSRILHAELDEVFDSTLEETAQRILPLAVMEIVGREEPATGQRIAALRAHEEFYTYLVRDAGGAVLIASHRAEPADFPPCTAPGFTQTATHRLYCDLALRGTVTIAVAEPLSHRAQVARELGMALGLPLVVIIPLALAGIVAVVRWSFRPVRALRDALARRGAGDLAPVGEAELPTEIAPVAAAVNQLLERLRAAFEAERSFAVHAAHELRTPVAGATAQAQRIRIETSDPRAAGRAADIEATLKRLTRLSDKLMQLARAEGGRGLADRPADLRPILSLVVQDFTRAGAGDRLVLALPEAAVPSRIDPDAFAILCRNLIENALRHGAPGEPVEVTLTPGRDLSVRNGGTPVPPDALARLTRRFERAPGAGEGSGLGLSIVRTIAERAGGTLGLRSPIPGRADGFEATIGLPA from the coding sequence GTGAGGGTGCGCTCGCTGCAGGCGCGGCTCGCGCTGATCCTCGGCGCGGGGGTGACGGTGCTCTGGGTCGGCAGCGCCACGGTCACCTCGCGCATCCTGCACGCCGAGCTGGACGAGGTGTTCGACTCGACGCTGGAGGAGACGGCGCAGCGCATCCTGCCGCTCGCGGTGATGGAGATCGTGGGCCGCGAGGAGCCGGCCACCGGGCAGCGGATCGCCGCGCTGCGCGCCCACGAGGAGTTCTACACCTACCTCGTGCGCGACGCGGGCGGGGCGGTGCTGATCGCCTCGCACCGCGCCGAGCCGGCAGACTTCCCGCCCTGCACGGCGCCCGGCTTCACGCAGACAGCGACGCACCGGCTTTACTGCGACCTGGCACTTCGCGGGACGGTGACGATCGCGGTGGCCGAACCGCTTTCGCATCGCGCCCAGGTCGCGCGCGAGCTGGGCATGGCGCTGGGGTTGCCGCTGGTCGTCATCATTCCGCTGGCGCTGGCCGGGATCGTGGCGGTCGTGCGCTGGAGCTTCCGGCCGGTGCGGGCCCTGCGCGACGCCCTCGCCCGTCGCGGCGCCGGCGACCTGGCTCCTGTGGGCGAGGCCGAGCTTCCGACCGAGATCGCGCCGGTGGCGGCGGCGGTGAACCAGCTTCTGGAGCGGCTTCGCGCGGCCTTCGAGGCCGAGCGCTCCTTTGCCGTCCATGCCGCGCACGAGCTGCGCACGCCGGTGGCCGGCGCTACCGCGCAGGCGCAGCGCATCCGCATCGAGACGTCGGACCCCAGGGCTGCCGGGCGGGCCGCCGACATCGAGGCCACGCTGAAACGCCTCACGCGCCTGTCCGACAAGCTGATGCAACTGGCGCGTGCCGAAGGGGGGCGCGGGCTGGCCGACCGGCCGGCTGACCTGCGACCGATCCTGTCGCTGGTGGTCCAGGATTTCACGCGCGCGGGTGCCGGCGACCGGCTGGTGCTGGCGCTGCCCGAGGCGGCGGTGCCGAGCCGGATCGACCCGGACGCCTTCGCGATCCTCTGCCGCAACCTGATCGAGAACGCGCTGCGCCACGGGGCACCCGGCGAACCGGTCGAGGTCACGCTGACGCCCGGCCGCGACCTTTCGGTCCGCAACGGCGGCACGCCGGTTCCGCCCGATGCGCTCGCCCGCCTGACCCGCCGCTTCGAGCGCGCGCCCGGCGCGGGCGAGGGCTCGGGCCTTGGCCTCTCCATCGTTCGCACCATTGCCGAGCGGGCCGGCGGCACGCTCGGCCTGCGCTCTCCGATCCCCGGCCGGGCCGATGGCTTCGAGGCGACGATCGGGCTGCCTGCCTGA
- a CDS encoding response regulator transcription factor, translating to MRILLVEDDEVLGNAVADHVADEGHTIDRARRLAEAADALAVAAYDLILLDLMLPDGLGIPFLRGRRARGDATPVIILTALDQITERIDGLNAGADDYLVKPFDLAELSARIGSVARRYSGNPNPLVRVGPFEVDLAARSIRRDGKPIPLTAREWVLFEAFLSRPNQVLSKAQLEERLWSFDAEVESNAIEVYVSRLRRKLDHSVIETVRGLGYKLGCP from the coding sequence ATGCGCATCCTGCTGGTTGAGGACGACGAGGTTCTGGGCAACGCGGTGGCGGACCACGTCGCCGACGAGGGGCACACGATCGACCGCGCGCGGCGGCTGGCCGAGGCCGCCGACGCGCTGGCCGTCGCGGCCTACGACCTGATCCTGCTGGATCTCATGCTGCCCGACGGGCTGGGCATCCCCTTCCTGCGGGGGCGGCGCGCGCGGGGCGACGCGACGCCGGTCATCATCCTGACCGCGCTCGACCAGATCACCGAGCGGATCGACGGGCTGAACGCGGGCGCCGACGATTACCTCGTGAAGCCCTTCGACCTGGCCGAACTTTCCGCCCGCATCGGTTCCGTCGCCCGGCGCTACTCCGGCAATCCCAACCCCTTGGTGCGGGTGGGCCCGTTCGAGGTGGACCTCGCCGCCCGCAGCATTCGCCGCGACGGCAAGCCGATCCCGCTCACCGCCCGCGAATGGGTGCTGTTCGAGGCGTTCCTGTCCCGACCCAACCAGGTCCTGTCGAAGGCGCAGCTGGAAGAGCGGCTCTGGTCCTTCGACGCCGAGGTCGAGAGCAACGCCATCGAGGTCTATGTCAGTCGCCTGCGCCGCAAGCTCGACCATTCCGTGATCGAGACGGTGCGGGGCCTCGGCTACAAGCTGGGCTGCCCGTGA
- a CDS encoding PepSY domain-containing protein — MLTMAALATVVAGAAWADDDCSVPMADWQPRAAVEALALSEGWTIRRLHVDDGCYEIDGWDRDGVEVEVTLDPATLAVVEIEIDQEDGRRDKRRPENRKE; from the coding sequence ATGCTGACGATGGCTGCACTCGCGACGGTGGTGGCGGGGGCCGCATGGGCCGACGACGACTGCAGCGTGCCGATGGCCGACTGGCAGCCCCGCGCCGCGGTCGAGGCGCTGGCCCTGTCCGAAGGATGGACGATCCGGCGGCTGCATGTCGATGACGGCTGCTACGAGATCGACGGCTGGGACCGCGACGGGGTGGAGGTCGAGGTGACACTCGATCCGGCCACGCTCGCGGTGGTGGAGATCGAGATCGACCAGGAAGACGGGAGGCGGGACAAGCGCCGCCCGGAAAACCGAAAGGAGTAA
- a CDS encoding cytochrome b/b6 domain-containing protein yields MIRVWDPVVRFFHWGLAACFALAWLTAEEVQGAHEWLGYAAAALVALRVVWGLTGSHYARFAQFVRGPGAVAAYLRDMATGRERRYVGHNPAGAAMIVALLLSMAGTAWTGWLMAEPERQVLLPAIVAPAFADEDGEGEHGKGRGDGAVEEVHEALANLMLVLVVLHLGGVALASMRHRENLARSMVTGLKRPAEPGDVA; encoded by the coding sequence ATGATCCGCGTCTGGGATCCCGTCGTGCGCTTCTTCCACTGGGGCCTTGCCGCCTGCTTCGCGCTGGCCTGGCTGACGGCCGAGGAGGTGCAGGGCGCGCACGAATGGCTGGGGTATGCCGCGGCTGCGCTGGTGGCGTTGCGCGTGGTCTGGGGCCTCACGGGCTCGCACTATGCGCGGTTCGCGCAGTTCGTGCGTGGGCCGGGCGCTGTCGCCGCCTACCTGCGCGACATGGCGACGGGGCGCGAGCGGCGCTACGTCGGCCACAACCCGGCCGGGGCGGCCATGATCGTGGCGCTGCTGCTGTCGATGGCGGGCACCGCCTGGACGGGCTGGCTCATGGCCGAACCCGAGCGCCAGGTCCTGCTGCCGGCGATCGTGGCGCCCGCCTTCGCGGACGAGGACGGCGAGGGCGAGCATGGCAAAGGTCGGGGGGACGGCGCGGTCGAGGAAGTCCACGAGGCGCTGGCCAACCTGATGCTGGTTCTCGTCGTGCTGCATCTCGGCGGCGTGGCGCTGGCCTCGATGCGCCACCGCGAAAACCTCGCGCGGTCGATGGTGACTGGCCTGAAGCGCCCCGCCGAACCCGGCGACGTCGCCTGA
- a CDS encoding cytochrome-c peroxidase: MPRTVPLLVLLLTQGLVLPAAAEAPDDAALRKEALGLFEPIPPKPEPVPDPARVELGRALFFEPRLSEGHNISCNTCHNLGTGGADLASVSLGHRWQKGGRNSPTVLNAVYNTAQFWDGRAANLAEQAGGPMQNPVEMASNPDHVTEMLSGIHGYAPLFARAFPGEADPVSFANATAAIAAFEETLITPDAPFDRWLRGDDTALGEKEKQGLQLFISEGCASCHNGRNIGGNGYQPFGLVETPDAAVRPPDDKGRFAVTKTASDEYTFRVAPLRNVALTPPYFHSGAVWDLRTAVQVMATAQLGANVNEAQVDEMVAFLVSLTGEAPTVVYPVLPPSTADTPRPKP, translated from the coding sequence ATGCCACGTACCGTTCCCCTTCTCGTGCTCCTTCTCACGCAAGGTCTGGTTCTTCCCGCTGCGGCCGAGGCGCCTGACGACGCGGCCTTGCGGAAGGAGGCCCTCGGCCTCTTCGAACCGATACCGCCAAAGCCTGAGCCGGTGCCCGATCCGGCCAGGGTCGAGCTGGGCCGCGCGCTCTTCTTCGAGCCGCGCCTGTCCGAAGGCCACAACATCAGCTGCAACACCTGCCACAATCTCGGCACCGGAGGTGCCGACCTTGCCAGCGTGTCGCTCGGCCACCGCTGGCAGAAGGGCGGACGAAACTCGCCCACCGTGCTCAATGCCGTCTACAACACCGCGCAGTTCTGGGACGGCCGCGCCGCCAACCTCGCCGAGCAGGCGGGCGGCCCGATGCAGAACCCGGTCGAGATGGCGTCGAACCCGGACCACGTGACCGAGATGCTCAGCGGCATCCACGGCTACGCGCCGCTCTTCGCAAGGGCGTTCCCGGGCGAGGCCGACCCCGTCAGCTTCGCCAACGCGACCGCGGCCATCGCGGCCTTCGAAGAGACGCTGATCACGCCCGATGCCCCCTTTGACCGCTGGCTGCGGGGTGACGACACCGCACTTGGCGAGAAGGAGAAGCAGGGGCTTCAACTCTTCATCTCGGAAGGCTGCGCCTCCTGCCACAACGGCCGCAACATCGGCGGCAACGGCTACCAGCCCTTCGGCCTCGTCGAGACGCCGGACGCCGCCGTCCGCCCGCCGGACGACAAGGGCCGCTTCGCCGTGACTAAGACCGCCAGCGACGAGTATACCTTCCGGGTGGCGCCGCTGCGCAACGTGGCCCTGACGCCGCCCTACTTCCACTCCGGCGCGGTCTGGGACCTGCGGACGGCGGTGCAGGTGATGGCGACCGCGCAACTCGGTGCGAACGTGAACGAGGCGCAGGTGGACGAGATGGTGGCCTTCCTCGTCAGCCTCACCGGCGAGGCGCCGACGGTTGTCTATCCGGTCCTGCCGCCCAGCACCGCAGACACGCCGCGCCCGAAACCCTGA